Below is a genomic region from Rhododendron vialii isolate Sample 1 chromosome 5a, ASM3025357v1.
CTAGGCAGGCAGTTTCCATCCATGCGGGACTagggaattcacaagaaatttcttTCTTGCGGTCGGGATGTCTGAGTTTACAGCTCACCCATGTTGCCACTGGAGCTGAGCTACAGCACTTGGGGTTTTTCCTATCCATTTTGTTCGCCTAAACTTCTTCACTAAGCTTTCCATTTTTTCACTTACCTGATGTTAGCAAAGAGTTACAAGCTTGGTCAGCATGTCTAcgttgagaagaaaaaaagaagcatgtaATGGAGATTGCCTTTTACCGGTTTTATGAGTGGGGGCATGTAGCTAGCTAGCCGGGCAATACATTCGCACACATACTCACGTCACGTACACTTTGGGGGTGCATTCGCATTCGTACACACTTGGGGTTGTCCACATGCATAGTGCACATAGGGGTGAGGATTCAACGGAAATCTGATACGTACCGATTATATGGTAAATAATCAACAAAACggtgttttgttttgaaatcatTAATGTAAACTTGCTACATTCTATGACGAAGCATCTAAATTTGCGAAATTCTCAAATATTGGGATCTTAATATCAATTCTCTGttcttccaagaaaaattaaGAAACTAAATAGGAAAAACTTTGGCATACGTTCAATCTCTGAATTCACTGTTTGAAAACAAGGGTGCGCcgtatataaaaatatatgtgccttttttttatcggcaaaaagtGATCAATATTGATTTTCTATGTCCGGTCTAGTAAAATTCAGCAAATTAATCCCTTCACAAAAGGATCGCGACTTGCAAGAGATTTGGAGTCAAAAACATAGCCCATAAAAAAATGGTCGCCAAATGATAAAACCTCAACTCAGCACTTGAAAAATCTTGAGTTCAACGATTAAAGTGTATCATGAGTACAGGCCGGTAATTGCAAGCACTTATGTTAAAAGTTTGTCCAAAGGTGGAAAGCGCTTTGGTACACGTAAAATAACAAACGAAAACTCTAAGGGGACCGATGACTAGTAAACCGAAGGGAACGCGGGACTCAGAgcggatgatccgagctgttcaaaaaattaaaaaaaaaaaaaaaaaccaagtgggctcGCTagaaatcagttcaatccgatatgtgtaggtgctcgatccaatcttccattttttcatttagCTTTAGTGACTTGAAATCTTTGTATTTCTGGAATTCCAAATGAATTTTATTCTTTGTATTTCGAAAATGGTGTTACAAAAggaggcggggggctgctgccccggGTTTCccggcccactccggtctcgctccgatgatctgaaacgttcactttgtagagctcgtcgagtagaataactatgcaaaaaaatcaacttaattggatatcattaagtgcctgatcgaaatctttttatcttaaaaagaatggatccgaaacactggatcaaatccactgtaacccatggaccgagagtcactacaagaaaaatggaaattagtgacgaaaaagtggtgacgaaatttaattttgtcactaaatgagtatatttggcgacgaaaaaataaattcgtcaccgttttgacaacttccgtgacgaaataattttgtcatcaaatatacctgtttagcgacgaaaaaaatattttcgtcaccaaaagtacccatttggagacgaaatacatttttcgtcaccaaaagcttaaaaaaaggtgacgaaattattttttgtcgccaaagataatcatttggtgacaaaaaaaaaaaattcgtcgctaaatgagtccaatttagtaacgaaatattttttttgtcaccaaatgcttaactttggtgacgaaaaataatttcgtcactattttaacgcttttagtgacgaaaaatatatttcgtcatcaaatgagtatctttcgtgacgaaatttatgaattgcgctttgtcactaaatgtatttcgaacataactctttactaaaaactccgattgagataattcaaattgggtttgaacaataactcaattgcctacaactttcatgtttatcaaaattactaattttaatgtttaaaggttcaaattacatttgaaatatatttttatgttaaacatatatgttatatattagatatttcaaatatttattgaaaagtgtgtgtagtgcagttgatTAGAGGTTGCACGAAAATCtcaagagactcgggttcgaaacccagcaagagtaagaaagaaggatttttttcccatatgaatttgtcttttgcaacgaaaattttcgtcaccgatgagactcatcagtgacgatttttttcgttgccaaagggaataatttatgacaaaaaatttcgtcatcaaaaaacacaataagtgaggaaaaaaatttcgtcaccaattattcactttttgatgacgaaatatttcgtcatcaaaagacactataggtgacgaaaaatagatttcgtcaccaggtaggaatcctcgacaacctttagtcgacaaattttttttcgtcacctatattatttgtgatgaaaaacaagcaatttgtgacgatattcattcgtcacccaatgcaatttttcttgtagtgagttatatgggctccgatcaggcacttaatgatatccaattaagctgattttttgcatagttgttctactcgacgagctctacaaagtgaacgtttcagatcatcggagcgagaccggagtgggccaaGAAACCcgggacagcagcacgctgctgccccctTGGGGCAGCAGCTTCCCGCCTCCGTTACAAAATGAATTTTGGTTTGGGGGATTCTTTGGAGTTGTCTTATTTTGTTTGAGTCCCACAATGGAAACTGTAAGGACTAGGAATGGTTATAAATAAATGCCAACCCAATTAGCCAGGCTTGTGTAGTAGGCCTAACACAGACAGTCCGAACCCAAGTTTAAGGAGACGACCAAAGTTGGGGTCGAAAGAGCTAGCCGTATTTAATCCCAAGTTCGGCTCATACCGAGGCTTAACAATGGACGATGGTTCATTCGCCCGACGGCCAGTTCTAGGAGAAAGCTCTCAGGCTCGGCCACCTTCGGAATAGACGTACAACTCGTTCCCTACGAGTCATTCACCCTCAAGCTCAGTAATGGGTGGGGCTCGGCCAACTGTGATGTCACAAGCCTCCCCACGTGTTGAAGCAGTTGTGCCAAAAGGtaatgatgagcgcacatggaGATGCCAactcataccaaaacggttaccagatcttaTAAGTGATGTTACAATGACATCAACTgacccgtgcaaggcacatgatcgtacttggagagcaagcaaagcaaattctataaataccaaaagaTAGGAACCCTAAAGAAGTACAGACTACTCAATCCCTAAAACCCTAGTCCCTTGCTTTGTTCTCtacacattctcatcctcttcCTAAAACCCTAAtctcttactttgttctttacacattctcatcctcttgTTGGAGGGCCTTGTCGGGCAGCCCTTGCCAGGTCTTAATTAATCGTGCATTCATTGTGCAGATTAGGACAAAACGGCTAGGAAACTCTGGAACCAATTGAAGAAGAGCTCAAACCAAGAATCAGCGGGCCACACAGCTTGCCGCCCTTGGCACTATGCATGGTGGAAGGCATACGATTTTATGGTGTTAGAGACAGATTGAAGAAGGGTTGTGCTTCTTGAATTTACTTTTACATACTCGATCAATGCAAAAACAAGCTAGCTTCAACCACATGCccaaaattctattttcaaccAACCATTCACTGAACCAAATTAAATTCTATTTTCAACCTTCGCCCTAGAAAGAACCAAAGTTCTATTTTCAGTCTACTATTAGGGTTCCATTCAAGTGATCTTGATCTGAGACATAGTCAATTAGGCGTCTCCTTCATCCTAAGGTTTAAGGTTCGATTCTCTTTGCCAACAACTCTTGGAGCCGCCTCACCCTAtacgtaagcgtgtgaaacggctgtgggGAGAGCTATAGGGATTAGACCGAGGTGCGCGCAAACTAATCCAGGACACCttgcattaacaaaaaaaaaaacaacaaaaaaaaaaaattctattgtCAAACCTCAGTCATACAAAGAACCATTCATTAATCAAAATTCTAATTTCAATGAAGCGGAAAGAAATTACCAAGCAAACACATTCTTTTTACATAATTATAGTCACACTTTTGATAATATTTCCAAATTAACACACAAAAACCAATTTCCATAGAATTCCACTGGAACAGATGAGAAGGACATGTAAATATACAATTTCGTGGACTCACTCACTCTTTGTAAGCTTTGAGCGAGTATCATGCAAAAGGATCATCATGTCAGATAGATCATCTTTCCCCGGGAGTCAGGTCGGCATACCCGATCCCTCTCCGCGTAGTTGGGAAGAGAACGAACAGAAAGCTCGACAAAACGCCAGCCCCCAGCGGCAGATTCATCACCAACACATTCTCATCAACTCCAGCTCCAGGGAAAAGGCACCCCTGCACCTCCGAATCGCTTAGAGTGAAGATCAAGAACACGAACAGCGACATAAAGGCGTGAACGAAGTCGACGCAACTGATTTTATACCTCGCCAGATCCTtcgctctctccctctcctcgcCGTTGCAGTTGAAAATGTACAGGCCCTTGAAGGTGGCGATACCGTAGTACAACTTCCCGTTGCAGTCGGTGAAGCTGTCCGTGAAGGAGGAGAGGAAGCAAAGGTCGGCACAGAACACGATAAGCGATGCGGTGAGGTACTTGTTTGTGATTTGGCAGTCGCCGCCGTTGGAGAATGATGGTAATAGAGCTTGGAATGCAAGGACCGTGCCTGTTGGGAGAAGGTTTGCCAGGGTGGCGGTGGCGGCTAGTGTTTTGTGAAGTAGGCGGCCGTTGGAACCGCGTTTtgccggaggtggtggtggtggttcagCCATTGAGACAGGGGAGAgaatttgttttgttcttgtagagagacagagaggggtTTGGATTTGTTCTGGGGTTAGTTATGTTTGTTGGGAGGGTGATGTAATTATGTAACAATGAGGAAAATGAAGGAGAGTTAAACATGTGAACTGTGGAACTTTTTTGAAAGGGGTGTAGTAAGGGATTGTACAAAACTGCTGCCTAAAATTTTCTGGTATAAGTAACCGAAGAGACAtgtgattttgttgttttcagAGGATACTGAGTTTTGTGAGTACAAGTTATAAAACCACAAGGTTGAGTATTTTTATTGATACCGGATGTCCAGACCAGCTTGTGCagatctcgactaattttggaaCCGTAAAGTTAATGACCAAACAAGCCTCCAGTGGCCCCAAAGTTTCAAATGTTTTGACTTTCATGGAACCCAAACTTGCGAGCTCTTGGACAAACCCATTGGGGTTAGTATTGATGAGGTATTTGTTAGTTAACAACCGGACAAATCGCCTAGGTCGTCAAGGAGAAAGAGCCTGGTACAAGTCGCCTAGGTTGATCGACAAGGCTGGACGAGGTTGAACGAGGCTGATTGACGAGGTTGAAGATCGACATGAGTCCCCAGGTATATCACTTGCTCCGATATCATGTAAAAGTAGACGATGGAATTGAGACCCAAAAATTAGTGTTTTTCTCATCACATTGAAATTATACAAGAGTAAAGAAATAATTACACTAAGATCCTTATCTACTAATCTATTTACATAAGAGACCAATTATAAACTAATTACACACTACACTCATAACTTAACACAAATATATATTGGTGATATTATATTCGATGCTACTAATGAAAATAAGGATATGCAAGGTGAGTTTGCAATGAGCATGATGGGAGAATTCAATTTCATTCTTGGACGTCAAATCAAACAATCAAATGACGGAATCTTCGTCAACAAGCAAAGCACACGAGAAAACTACTAAAAAGAGTTCAGATGAAAGATTCcaaaatactctctccgtcccggtttgtttgtcctctttttgactttttgagagcgtttgacctctcaaaaaattatttataattttcaattcgtaatgtttttaatatgcaatatgaatcttgtttgatagatctcaattagttttattatacaaaatcttcaaaatcataaaaaaatattataaaatataagaaataagtatatttttgaaagacacgaatttcgatgattgaacaaacaaattgagacggatggagtaacaAGCAAGGTCTTTCGATGCTGCTCACCATCGATGTCCTTGGTCCATCTTCAAGCCCAACCTGCCTTATTTTGTCAGTAAACCTTCCAAACATTTGTGCCGTTTAAATCTCTGTATTCTTATCCTCTGCCTTACAAACGCGTCGACGCCTTAGTTTGCCAGTAAACCCTTCTCAACATATGTGCCGTTTAAATCTCTGTATTCTTATCCTCtgctagaggtgtcaaatgggccgtgccaTGCCGGCAGAGCCCGTTTAACTCCCTGcttcgtgccgtgtcgtgccggcccg
It encodes:
- the LOC131327786 gene encoding protein DMP4-like yields the protein MAEPPPPPPAKRGSNGRLLHKTLAATATLANLLPTGTVLAFQALLPSFSNGGDCQITNKYLTASLIVFCADLCFLSSFTDSFTDCNGKLYYGIATFKGLYIFNCNGEERERAKDLARYKISCVDFVHAFMSLFVFLIFTLSDSEVQGCLFPGAGVDENVLVMNLPLGAGVLSSFLFVLFPTTRRGIGYADLTPGER